TTGTTATGTATCGATACTTTTTGTTCTAGAGGCACGTAAATTCTAGAGATCTCTTTGTAGTTTTCAAGAATATATTCTTCTTCGTAAATCGCTTCAGGTAAAAACTCGTCTTTCAAAATAGATTGTAGAGCCAGGAGTTTTTCCCAATATTTAATGCGGTGTTCCAAGTCGTCTTCCACATCTAAAGCGACTAAAGCTGTTTTATTATCGAAGTGAAATTTAAAGCTAAACCCTTTTAATTTCGTGTTGTATAAGATCCATTTTCGAGGAAAAGATTTCCCGAAGCTGGTCCAAAATTCTTGTTTTAATCGTCTAGATTCTTCTTTTGAAAACACGTTGTTTGTTTTTGAAAATGGCTTTATAAAATTGTTTTATCACTCCAGGATGACGTTTAAAACGTATAAACCAATAACTTTTATTTAGATTACAAAGTTACTATGATATTTAGTTTTTGAAAGTATTCTAATGAAAGGTTTTTAAAACCCTGTTAATTTATAATGATTTAGGACTTGAAAAGTCAATATAAATTTTGAGTTATCAGGTAGAGCTTGTCGAAACCGATAAAAATTAATAGTCAATTAAAAATATTTCGACAGGCTCTATTGGACATAAAATATACGCTACACACAATCGCTTTTAAGCGTTTATGATAGTGCTGTACTTACGATTTTGAATCGATATATGCATCTACAAATTCTTCTAGAACATTTAAAGGAATAGCACCATGGGAAATCACTACTTCATGAAATTCGCGAATATCAAATTTGGCTTTTAAAGCGGTTTTGGCTTTTTCTCTCAATTCTAAAATTTTTAGCATCCCTATTTTGTATGCTGTCGCTTGACTAGGCATTACAATATGTCTTTCAACCATTTTAACAGCGTCTAACTCGGCGTTAGGTGTGTTATCGGTATAGTATTTAATACCTTCTTCACGCGTCCATTTTTTAGCGTGAATTCCGGTGTCAATAACCAATCGGCAAGCGCGCCATAGTTCCATAGCTAATCTTCCAAAATCGGAATACGGATCGGCATAAAAGCCCATTTCTTTAGGAATAAATTCAGAATATAATCCCCAACCTTCTGTATATGCTGTATAGCCACCAAATTTTCTAAACATCGGGACATCTTCTAATTCTTGCTGAATGGCTAATTGCATATGGTATAGGCAACACATCAAATAGTACAATAGTATAATAGTTATATTTAGCCGAAAACCTCAATAGTAATAAGGGTTTTAGTGTATTTTGCCGTTTTATGTTTGCTTAATTAAATGGTACAAAAATAGCCTTTTAACTACCTCCTAATTACCTTTTTTTTACCGCTTAAATACCTTTATTTAATAAGTATTTACCCTTTTGCTTTAAAATAGCCTTAAAACTACCATTTATAAGGCTTAAACGCATATTTAGCACCTTTTAAACAACTATTTAACTCCCTTTTTACACCCTAAAATTAACCTTTTTGTTGGCCTTAACAAAAAGGTTAATAATGGCGTTTGCGGTTACATTAGGGGTTACATTAGGAGTTACAAATTAGGGTGGTTTTGCGGTGCGGTTTAGGTGTATTTTATATAAATAAGCGTATAAATACCTTAAATAGTGGTTCAGTTTAGGGGGGTATGATTGTGTAAAATATATTAGTTTTTAAGTTAAAAAACACATTGTTAGCGTGTTAGATAAAAACAGTTGTTTTATGCTAAAATTTACCTTAAAAAGCATGTACGTTTTGATCTTACACCACACTATTCATGCGTATTGAAGCCTTTACTATTGCCAATTGCTTAATACAATCAACGTGAAAATCCTTAGGCTCGTGATGTTTGTTTTGAGAAACCAATTTTACATAGCCTTGCTTGTCAGATTTATGTATGTATTTGCAGAAAAAGAATTCATCTCCATCACAATTAATGTACAAGAGGTACATTTCTCCCCAAATTATATTGGATTTATCATGAACATTACGGTACATTACAATATCACCACTTTTTAATAGTGGATACATGCTGTCTCCTGTTATGTTTAGTGCTCCATCGCATTTAGGTAAGTTGGGTATGCTTATATGGTTAAGTGGTACTTCTGGTGCGTTGCTAACAAATGCTTCCAGGACACTAGCTGTTGCCGTTAAATTATAGTACGGGACACGCTGCTGCATTTGTATGCTATCTGTGCGTAAAGCGTGTACTGTTACATTTTCTTCTTTGTCTTCTTCTATTAGGTCAGAAACCGATACGTTTAATGCGTTTGCAATAATTTGCAACTTAGAAAGGGTTATATCCGCTTTTTGGTTCTCGTAGTCAACATAAGAGCGTTTTTTTATCCCT
This genomic interval from Tamlana carrageenivorans contains the following:
- a CDS encoding DUF4268 domain-containing protein, which encodes MFSKEESRRLKQEFWTSFGKSFPRKWILYNTKLKGFSFKFHFDNKTALVALDVEDDLEHRIKYWEKLLALQSILKDEFLPEAIYEEEYILENYKEISRIYVPLEQKVSIHNKDSWRDVMTFFNEKMNLFEAFFEEYKDIIEG
- a CDS encoding XRE family transcriptional regulator, translating into MQNFTIYHQKEYTLLKIKEIRTKKKLTQDDIVSITGIKKRSYVDYENQKADITLSKLQIIANALNVSVSDLIEEDKEENVTVHALRTDSIQMQQRVPYYNLTATASVLEAFVSNAPEVPLNHISIPNLPKCDGALNITGDSMYPLLKSGDIVMYRNVHDKSNIIWGEMYLLYINCDGDEFFFCKYIHKSDKQGYVKLVSQNKHHEPKDFHVDCIKQLAIVKASIRMNSVV